In Microbacterium sp. SLBN-146, one genomic interval encodes:
- a CDS encoding nitroreductase family protein, translating to MTSALDAVLARKSSSKVTYAAPTHEELLTLVAAAGRVADHSSLRPWRLIELRGDDRVRLAQAIAKAEGDKKPSSKPLRAPLLIAVVASFRKSSKVPRWEQEAVASGVAHMLSLLLDEAGWGVFWRTGSYTRSKAVAKAHGLEKNEVLLGWLYVGGKPPRSRPERRRAVDARHHVSPMPRPKRSKG from the coding sequence GTGACGAGCGCCCTCGACGCGGTTCTCGCCCGGAAGTCGTCGTCGAAGGTCACCTACGCCGCTCCGACGCACGAGGAACTGCTGACCCTGGTGGCGGCGGCAGGACGCGTCGCCGACCACTCGTCACTGCGACCCTGGCGGCTCATCGAACTGCGAGGCGACGACCGCGTCCGCCTCGCCCAGGCGATCGCCAAGGCCGAGGGCGACAAGAAGCCGTCGTCGAAGCCGCTGCGTGCTCCGCTGCTCATCGCTGTCGTCGCGAGCTTCCGGAAGAGCAGCAAGGTTCCACGGTGGGAGCAGGAGGCCGTGGCATCCGGTGTCGCACACATGCTGAGCCTGCTGCTCGACGAAGCCGGTTGGGGCGTCTTCTGGCGCACCGGCTCGTACACGCGGTCGAAGGCCGTCGCGAAGGCGCACGGGCTCGAGAAGAACGAAGTTCTGCTCGGCTGGCTCTACGTCGGCGGCAAGCCTCCGCGCTCGCGGCCCGAGCGTCGCCGAGCGGTCGACGCGCGCCACCACGTCTCGCCCATGCCGCGTCCGAAGCGGTCGAAGGGCTGA
- the msrB gene encoding peptide-methionine (R)-S-oxide reductase MsrB, translated as MTYTVNKSDDEWREELTPEQYAVLREAGTERAWTGELLDEERAGLYACAACGSELFQSGTKFDSHCGWPSFYESVRPEAVELIEDNSHGMVRTEVRCANCGSHLGHVFPDGFGTPTGDRYCMNSLSLSFTPEEQA; from the coding sequence ATGACGTACACCGTGAACAAGAGCGACGACGAATGGCGCGAAGAGCTCACGCCCGAGCAGTACGCGGTCCTGCGCGAAGCGGGAACGGAACGCGCCTGGACGGGTGAACTCCTCGACGAGGAGCGCGCGGGCCTTTACGCGTGCGCAGCCTGCGGATCGGAGCTGTTCCAGAGCGGCACCAAGTTCGACTCCCACTGCGGATGGCCGAGCTTCTACGAGTCGGTGCGCCCCGAGGCGGTCGAGCTCATCGAAGACAACAGCCACGGCATGGTGCGCACCGAAGTGCGCTGCGCCAACTGCGGCTCGCACCTCGGCCACGTCTTCCCCGACGGATTCGGCACCCCGACGGGCGACCGCTACTGCATGAACTCGCTGTCGCTGTCGTTCACGCCCGAAGAGCAGGCGTGA
- a CDS encoding DUF2332 domain-containing protein has product MTPDAATIAAVIERYARFAREEAPGRSELYAEWSAGIAGDPDAAAVLARIPETRRQPPLVFAVARMLGSTDVPYPQWRAWLLGHADELVAEASVRSLQTNEPGRCAALLPGLSRFSGPLALLELGASAGLCLYPDRYSYRYRGGPSLDPPGGTSTVVLEADLVGSPRCELPDVVWRAGIDLAPLDAADPGDRDFLTALVWPGETGRAERIAAALDIVAADPPLLITGDASDPQVLRDAVALAPADATLVVTAPGVLPHIPREGRERLRATLDALGVSWMSIDPPWMHDAWHPPVVAGARSDFVLSMNGVPVAAVDPLGGFVEWRANEGRVRG; this is encoded by the coding sequence ATGACCCCGGATGCCGCGACGATCGCCGCCGTGATCGAGCGCTACGCGCGCTTCGCGCGGGAAGAGGCGCCCGGGCGGTCGGAGCTGTATGCCGAGTGGTCGGCGGGGATCGCGGGTGACCCGGATGCCGCCGCCGTGCTCGCCCGCATCCCTGAAACGCGCCGGCAGCCCCCGCTCGTCTTCGCCGTCGCCCGCATGCTGGGCTCGACGGACGTGCCGTACCCGCAGTGGCGGGCGTGGCTCCTCGGCCATGCCGACGAGCTCGTCGCCGAGGCATCCGTCCGCAGCCTGCAGACGAACGAACCGGGACGCTGCGCCGCGCTCCTTCCGGGCCTGAGCCGGTTCTCGGGCCCCCTCGCGCTCTTGGAGCTCGGAGCGAGCGCGGGACTGTGCCTGTATCCCGACCGCTATTCGTACCGGTATCGCGGGGGACCCTCGCTCGACCCGCCGGGTGGGACGTCGACCGTCGTTCTCGAGGCCGACCTCGTCGGGTCGCCGCGATGCGAGCTGCCCGACGTCGTGTGGCGGGCGGGGATCGATCTCGCACCGCTCGACGCGGCCGATCCGGGAGATCGGGACTTTCTCACGGCGCTCGTGTGGCCGGGGGAGACGGGGCGGGCTGAGCGCATCGCCGCCGCCCTCGACATCGTGGCGGCCGATCCTCCGCTGCTCATCACGGGAGACGCGTCCGATCCACAGGTGCTGAGGGATGCCGTGGCTCTCGCGCCCGCTGATGCGACCCTCGTCGTGACGGCGCCCGGAGTGCTGCCGCACATTCCGCGCGAAGGGCGGGAGCGACTCCGTGCGACGCTCGATGCTCTCGGCGTCTCCTGGATGTCGATCGACCCGCCGTGGATGCACGACGCGTGGCATCCGCCGGTCGTCGCGGGCGCTCGCTCGGACTTCGTGCTCTCCATGAACGGTGTGCCCGTCGCAGCCGTCGATCCGCTCGGCGGCTTCGTGGAGTGGCGTGCGAACGAAGGACGCGTCCGGGGTTAG
- a CDS encoding DUF3263 domain-containing protein — protein MPLDDRDRAILDFEAEWRRHGAAKEEAIRTDLSLAPARYYQLLDRLLETADAQEYDPMLVKRLRRRRDAHPQARVPGPLVQER, from the coding sequence GTGCCCCTCGACGACCGCGACCGCGCCATCCTCGACTTCGAGGCCGAGTGGCGTCGGCACGGCGCGGCGAAGGAAGAGGCCATCCGCACCGACCTGTCGCTCGCACCGGCCCGCTACTACCAGCTGCTCGACCGCCTGCTCGAGACGGCGGACGCGCAAGAGTACGATCCGATGCTCGTCAAGCGTCTGCGGCGTCGCCGCGACGCCCACCCTCAGGCGCGCGTGCCGGGACCGCTCGTCCAAGAGCGGTAG
- a CDS encoding LytR C-terminal domain-containing protein, with product MPRSTFPRDRFDDIPAEVGRVGAHRTENPRMRGGVVFLWAAIATIILVAVGIFGTLLVSGRIELFPTPAPTVTPPPVVEPVVDTTYDVLILNATPESGLATQTKDAVVAAGWAADRVQAGDAGSDDFPTTTVFYVSAEDEAAALGLAEVIGGAEVEQSDAYQLSDDPAVKQLAIVIGLDRTANPPAPEETG from the coding sequence GTGCCGAGATCGACCTTCCCCCGGGATCGCTTCGACGATATCCCGGCAGAAGTGGGCCGAGTCGGTGCCCACCGGACCGAGAACCCGCGCATGCGCGGCGGTGTCGTGTTCCTCTGGGCCGCCATCGCGACGATCATCCTGGTAGCCGTCGGCATCTTCGGCACGCTGCTCGTCTCGGGTCGCATCGAGCTCTTCCCGACACCCGCACCGACCGTGACGCCGCCTCCCGTCGTCGAGCCCGTCGTCGACACGACCTATGACGTCCTCATCCTCAACGCGACACCTGAGTCGGGCCTCGCAACGCAGACGAAGGATGCAGTCGTCGCGGCAGGGTGGGCGGCAGATCGCGTCCAGGCGGGCGATGCGGGCAGCGACGACTTCCCCACGACGACGGTGTTCTACGTCTCCGCCGAAGACGAAGCGGCCGCACTGGGTCTCGCCGAGGTCATCGGCGGCGCCGAGGTCGAGCAGAGCGATGCGTACCAGCTGAGCGACGACCCGGCGGTGAAGCAGCTCGCGATCGTCATCGGTCTCGACCGGACGGCGAACCCTCCGGCCCCCGAAGAGACGGGCTGA
- a CDS encoding cold-shock protein — MTQGTVKWFNAEKGFGFITVSDGQDVFVHYSNIDMSGFRVLEEGQTVEFTVGSGQKGPQAESVRVV, encoded by the coding sequence ATGACCCAGGGCACCGTCAAGTGGTTCAACGCCGAGAAGGGATTCGGCTTCATCACCGTCTCGGACGGTCAGGACGTCTTCGTCCACTATTCGAACATCGACATGAGCGGCTTCCGCGTCCTCGAGGAGGGGCAGACGGTGGAATTCACCGTCGGTTCCGGCCAGAAGGGCCCGCAGGCCGAGTCGGTCCGCGTCGTCTGA
- the groL gene encoding chaperonin GroEL (60 kDa chaperone family; promotes refolding of misfolded polypeptides especially under stressful conditions; forms two stacked rings of heptamers to form a barrel-shaped 14mer; ends can be capped by GroES; misfolded proteins enter the barrel where they are refolded when GroES binds): protein MAKIIAFDEEARRGLERGLNILADAVKVTLGPRGRNVVLEKKWGAPTITNDGVSIAKEIELDDPYEKIGAELVKEVAKKTDDVAGDGTTTATVLAQALVREGLRNVAAGADPISLKRGIEKAVKALTEQLLADAKEVETKEEIAATASISAGDTEIGELIAEAIDKVGKEGVVTVEESQTFGTELELTEGMRFDKGFINPYFVTDPDRQEAVFEDPYILIANQKISNIKDLLPVVDKVIQDGKELVIIAEDVEGEALATLVLNKIRGIFKSVAVKAPGFGDRRKAQLQDIAILTGGQVITEEVGLKLENATLDLLGRARKVIVTKDETTIVEGAGEADQIEGRVTQIRREIDNTDSDYDREKLQERLAKLAGGVAVIKAGAATEVELKERKHRIEDAVRNAKAAVEEGIVAGGGVALIQAGTKVFATLELTGDEATGANIVKVAIEAPLKQIALNAGLEPGVVANKVSELPSGQGLNAATGEYVDMLAAGINDPVKVTRSALQNAASIAGLFLTTEVVVADKPEKAPAPAGDPTGGMDF from the coding sequence ATGGCAAAGATCATCGCTTTCGATGAGGAGGCCCGTCGTGGCCTCGAGCGCGGCCTGAACATCCTGGCCGACGCCGTCAAGGTGACGCTTGGCCCCCGCGGTCGTAACGTCGTGCTCGAGAAGAAGTGGGGCGCTCCCACGATCACGAACGACGGTGTCTCGATCGCCAAGGAGATCGAGCTCGACGACCCGTACGAGAAGATCGGCGCGGAGCTCGTCAAGGAGGTCGCCAAGAAGACCGACGACGTCGCCGGAGACGGAACGACGACGGCTACCGTCCTCGCTCAGGCGCTCGTCCGCGAGGGCCTCCGCAACGTCGCCGCCGGCGCCGACCCGATCTCGCTCAAGCGCGGCATCGAGAAGGCCGTCAAGGCGCTCACCGAGCAGCTGCTCGCCGACGCCAAGGAGGTCGAGACCAAGGAAGAGATCGCCGCGACGGCATCCATTTCCGCGGGCGACACCGAGATCGGCGAGCTCATCGCCGAGGCGATCGACAAGGTCGGCAAGGAAGGCGTCGTCACCGTCGAGGAGTCGCAGACGTTCGGCACCGAGCTCGAGCTCACCGAGGGTATGCGTTTCGACAAGGGCTTCATCAACCCCTACTTCGTGACCGACCCCGACCGTCAGGAAGCCGTCTTCGAGGACCCCTACATCCTCATCGCGAACCAGAAGATCTCGAACATCAAGGATCTTCTCCCCGTCGTCGACAAGGTGATCCAGGACGGCAAGGAGCTCGTGATCATCGCCGAGGACGTCGAGGGCGAGGCGCTTGCGACTCTCGTGCTCAACAAGATCCGCGGCATCTTCAAGTCGGTCGCCGTCAAGGCTCCCGGCTTCGGCGACCGTCGCAAGGCGCAGCTGCAGGACATCGCGATCCTCACGGGTGGCCAGGTCATCACCGAAGAGGTCGGCCTCAAGCTCGAGAACGCGACGCTCGACCTGCTCGGTCGCGCTCGCAAGGTCATCGTCACGAAGGACGAGACCACGATCGTCGAGGGTGCCGGCGAGGCAGACCAGATCGAGGGTCGTGTCACGCAGATCCGTCGTGAGATCGACAACACCGACAGCGACTACGACCGCGAGAAGCTCCAGGAGCGCCTCGCGAAGCTCGCCGGTGGCGTCGCCGTCATCAAGGCCGGTGCTGCGACCGAGGTCGAGCTCAAGGAGCGCAAGCACCGCATCGAGGACGCCGTCCGCAACGCGAAGGCAGCCGTCGAAGAGGGCATCGTCGCCGGTGGTGGCGTTGCGCTCATCCAGGCCGGCACGAAGGTCTTCGCGACCCTCGAGCTGACCGGTGACGAGGCGACCGGTGCGAACATCGTCAAGGTCGCCATCGAGGCTCCGCTCAAGCAGATCGCCCTCAACGCCGGTCTCGAGCCGGGCGTCGTCGCGAACAAGGTCTCCGAGCTCCCCTCGGGCCAGGGCCTCAACGCCGCGACCGGTGAGTACGTCGACATGCTCGCTGCCGGCATCAACGACCCGGTGAAGGTCACGCGCTCGGCGCTGCAGAACGCAGCGTCCATCGCGGGTCTCTTCCTCACCACCGAGGTCGTCGTCGCCGACAAGCCCGAGAAGGCTCCGGCTCCCGCCGGTGACCCGACGGGCGGCATGGATTTCTGA
- a CDS encoding WXG100 family type VII secretion target, which produces MAVFSVDSDAVLSSTTVVRGTIERLQAETSALMAQLTQLQGSWTGAAAIAFQSTVEQWRATQRTVEDSLAGISTALGTAGRQYADAEQATMGLFR; this is translated from the coding sequence GTGGCCGTCTTCTCCGTCGACAGCGATGCCGTTCTCTCATCCACCACCGTCGTGCGGGGCACGATCGAGCGCCTCCAGGCAGAGACGTCCGCGCTCATGGCCCAGCTCACTCAGCTGCAGGGGTCATGGACGGGCGCCGCCGCCATCGCCTTCCAGTCGACGGTCGAGCAGTGGCGCGCGACCCAGCGCACAGTCGAGGACTCGCTCGCCGGAATCAGCACCGCGCTCGGCACCGCCGGACGCCAGTACGCCGACGCCGAACAGGCGACGATGGGCCTCTTCCGCTGA
- a CDS encoding cell wall metabolism sensor histidine kinase WalK, with the protein MAHKTDAVTRWWRGTSLRAKVTGVTVALLTVGLLAAGIGTLAFLRNALISNTDEQLIALAPTDLASGLMDIVYVEGEGVRFSPKADAPDTQYFVAIYDSNGELQATAGGDRGQAPEFPEKFTPEDTTREQFSTFSLPSEDGAGIFHASVAIYPLQVPEFFTQMVALPLAPTNAVVAAAAGIYSIVALLIIFVSAFLTRLLVTLTFRSLGQVETTAMSIAGGDFSLRMTAIEPTTTEVGRLKTAINAMLGRVDTALSQRDATVRQMRRFIGDASHELRTPLVTVRGYAELYRMGAIRGDEDVRQAMDRIESEAKRMGGLVEDLLALARLDERRDVVTAPVDLRPIARDAALDVRATSPRRVVTVIDLTAATPVEPARPADEPVDEPPRKRSSPRTGVALSLLRRKPRSVPASAAAGAGEPAEPEVQIFNPVDDDIATLSAPIVLGDENRIRQVVTNLLGNARRFTSDDSPIELRLGIDPVASTGWIEIVDHGDGVPDQIKDKIFQRFWRADTSRARETGGTGLGLSIVASIVEALHGSVTVVDTPGGGATFRVSFPLARDRSAAEHALIETQPLPRLPRSLVDDPDA; encoded by the coding sequence ATGGCGCACAAGACCGATGCGGTCACCCGATGGTGGCGCGGCACGAGCCTGCGCGCCAAAGTGACGGGCGTCACCGTCGCTCTGCTGACGGTCGGCCTGCTCGCGGCCGGTATCGGCACCCTCGCCTTCCTGCGCAATGCCCTCATCAGCAACACCGACGAGCAGCTCATCGCGCTCGCGCCCACCGACCTTGCCAGTGGGCTCATGGACATCGTGTACGTCGAGGGCGAGGGAGTGCGCTTCAGCCCGAAAGCGGATGCTCCCGACACCCAGTACTTCGTGGCGATCTACGACTCCAACGGAGAACTTCAGGCGACCGCGGGCGGCGACCGCGGGCAGGCGCCAGAGTTCCCCGAGAAGTTCACCCCGGAGGACACGACACGGGAGCAGTTCTCGACGTTCTCGCTCCCGAGCGAGGACGGCGCCGGGATCTTCCACGCGAGCGTCGCCATCTACCCGCTGCAGGTACCCGAGTTCTTCACCCAGATGGTGGCCCTGCCTCTGGCGCCCACCAACGCCGTCGTCGCCGCGGCAGCGGGCATCTACTCGATCGTCGCGCTCCTCATCATCTTCGTGAGCGCCTTCCTCACACGTCTGCTCGTGACTCTGACGTTCCGGAGTCTCGGACAGGTCGAGACCACGGCGATGTCGATCGCGGGCGGAGACTTCAGTCTCCGGATGACCGCCATCGAACCCACCACGACGGAGGTCGGCCGCCTCAAGACCGCCATCAACGCGATGCTCGGCCGCGTCGACACGGCGCTGTCGCAGCGCGACGCCACGGTGCGTCAGATGCGCCGGTTCATCGGCGACGCGAGCCACGAGCTCAGAACCCCTCTCGTGACCGTCCGCGGATACGCCGAGCTGTACCGCATGGGTGCCATCCGCGGCGATGAGGACGTCCGCCAGGCGATGGACCGCATCGAGAGCGAAGCGAAGCGGATGGGCGGTCTCGTCGAAGACCTCCTGGCCCTCGCTCGTCTCGACGAGCGCCGCGACGTCGTGACAGCCCCGGTGGATCTCCGGCCGATTGCTCGGGATGCCGCCCTCGACGTCCGCGCGACCTCGCCGAGGCGCGTCGTGACGGTCATCGACCTCACCGCGGCGACACCCGTCGAACCGGCTCGCCCTGCTGATGAGCCGGTAGACGAGCCGCCCCGAAAACGGTCGAGCCCCCGCACAGGCGTCGCGCTCTCCCTCCTGCGCCGCAAGCCGCGCTCCGTTCCAGCGAGCGCGGCGGCGGGTGCGGGCGAGCCCGCCGAGCCGGAGGTGCAGATCTTCAACCCCGTCGACGACGACATCGCGACGCTGTCCGCACCGATCGTGCTCGGCGACGAGAACCGCATTCGGCAGGTGGTGACGAACCTTCTCGGCAATGCCCGTCGCTTCACGAGCGACGACTCCCCCATAGAACTGCGTCTCGGCATCGACCCGGTGGCCTCGACGGGGTGGATCGAGATCGTGGACCACGGCGACGGCGTGCCCGATCAGATCAAGGACAAGATCTTCCAGCGCTTCTGGCGGGCCGACACCTCGCGTGCGCGCGAGACAGGTGGCACGGGCCTCGGTCTGTCGATCGTCGCGTCGATCGTCGAGGCGCTGCACGGGTCGGTGACGGTCGTCGACACCCCCGGCGGCGGCGCGACCTTCCGGGTGTCCTTCCCGCTCGCCCGCGACCGCAGCGCGGCGGAGCATGCCCTGATCGAGACGCAGCCTCTGCCGCGACTTCCCCGGAGCCTCGTCGACGACCCCGACGCCTGA
- a CDS encoding response regulator transcription factor encodes MTAPRILVVDDEPNIRDLLITSLRFAGFQVKAVSNGAQTISAVLEEEPDLIILDVMLPDMNGFSVTKRLRGAGYTAPILFLTAKDETEDKIAGLNAGGDDYVTKPFSLDEIVARIQAILRRTMQADEESIIRAGELTMDQDTHDVLVGDVSIDLSPTEFKLLRYLMLNPNRVLSKAQILDHVWEYDFNGDAGIVESYISYLRRKIDPHSSEPLIQTKRGFGYMLKAGKSA; translated from the coding sequence ATGACCGCACCGCGCATCCTCGTCGTGGACGACGAGCCGAACATCCGCGACCTGCTGATCACGAGCCTTCGGTTCGCGGGGTTCCAAGTGAAAGCCGTGTCGAACGGGGCCCAGACGATCTCGGCCGTCCTCGAGGAAGAGCCCGATCTCATCATCCTCGACGTCATGCTCCCCGACATGAACGGCTTCAGTGTCACCAAGCGTCTTCGCGGCGCCGGCTACACCGCGCCGATCCTCTTCCTCACCGCGAAAGACGAGACCGAGGACAAGATCGCCGGCCTCAACGCCGGTGGCGACGACTACGTCACAAAGCCGTTCTCGCTCGACGAGATCGTCGCCCGCATCCAGGCGATCCTCCGCCGCACGATGCAGGCCGACGAGGAGTCGATCATCCGCGCGGGCGAACTCACGATGGACCAGGACACCCACGATGTGCTCGTCGGCGACGTGTCGATCGATCTGAGCCCCACCGAGTTCAAGCTGCTGCGCTACCTCATGCTCAACCCGAACCGCGTCCTGTCGAAGGCGCAGATCCTCGACCACGTGTGGGAGTACGACTTCAACGGCGACGCGGGAATCGTCGAGAGCTACATCTCCTACCTTCGACGTAAGATCGATCCCCACTCGTCGGAACCGCTCATTCAGACCAAGCGCGGCTTCGGCTACATGTTGAAGGCCGGCAAGTCCGCTTAG